Proteins co-encoded in one Malus sylvestris chromosome 9, drMalSylv7.2, whole genome shotgun sequence genomic window:
- the LOC126583934 gene encoding peroxidase P7-like, with protein MSYNIMASLSHFLIITVLFIVPFFSCCVNAQLSANFYARTCPTLPTMVRNAMRQAVSREGRMAASILRLFFHDCFVNGCDASILLDDTATFTGEKNAFPNRNSARGFEVIDTIKTRVEAACNATVSCADILALAARDGVVLLGGTSWTVALGRRDARTASQTDANNQLPSPFANLATLISNFAAKGLTATDMTVLSGGHTLGQSQCSSFKTRIYNETNIDPAFATTRKRTCPASGGDTNLAPFDITPNRFDNEYYKALVARRGLLHSDQELFNGGSQDALVTTYSNNVAAFTRDFAAAMVKMSAISPLTGTNGEIRKNCRLVN; from the exons ATGTCATATAATATAATGGCCTCTCTATCCCATTTCCTCATCATTACAGTACTCTTCATCGTCCCCTTCTTTAGCTGTTGTGTCAATGCACAGCTCTCGGCCAATTTTTATGCAAGAACTTGCCCAACTCTTCCAACCATGGTTCGCAATGCTATGAGGCAAGCTGTTTCTAGGGAGGGTCGGATGGCTGCCTCTATCCTTCGTTTATTCTTCCACGACTGCTTCGTAAAT GGTTGCGACGCTTCCATACTGTTGGACGACACGGCCACCTTCACAGGCGAAAAGAATGCATTCCCAAACCGGAACTCAGCTAGGGGCTTTGAAGTCATTGACACCATTAAAACTCGCGTTGAAGCTGCTTGTAATGCTACTGTGTCATGTGCAGATATTTTAGCACTTGCAGCAAGAGACGGTGTTGTCTTG CTAGGAGGAACCTCATGGACAGTAGCCCTAGGCCGAAGAGACGCCAGAACTGCAAGCCAAACTGACGCCAACAACCAGCTCCCCTCCCCCTTCGCCAACCTCGCAACCCTAATCTCAAACTTTGCAGCTAAAGGTTTAACCGCCACAGACATGACCGTGCTCTCTGGCGGCCACACATTAGGCCAGTCTCAGTGTTCATCCTTCAAAACCCGCATATACAACGAGACCAACATCGACCCTGCCTTTGCAACTACTCGTAAGCGTACTTGTCCAGCTTCCGGTGGCGATACGAATCTAGCTCCTTTCGATATAACTCCTAATCGCTTTGATAATGAATACTACAAGGCCCTTGTGGCTCGCCGTGGTCTTCTCCATTCGGACCAGGAACTCTTCAATGGTGGGAGTCAGGATGCCTTGGTTACAACTTATAGCAACAACGTTGCGGCTTTTACAAGAGATTTTGCTGCAGCCATGGTGAAGATGAGCGCTATTAGTCCTCTAACAGGGACAAATGGAGAGATCAGGAAAAATTGCAGGCTAGTCAACTAA